A single region of the Nicotiana sylvestris chromosome 6, ASM39365v2, whole genome shotgun sequence genome encodes:
- the LOC104217169 gene encoding CSC1-like protein At4g02900 isoform X1, which translates to MASIQDISVSAVINLLSALFFLLAFAIVRLQPINDRVYFPKWYLKGIRASPRSSGAFGNKFVNLDFRTYIRFLNWMPAALKMPEQELIDHAGLDSAVYIRIYLLGLKIFVPITMLSFAVLVPVNWTAGETLEHIEDLTFSNIDRLSISNVPSGSQRFWAHVMMAYVFTFWTFYILYKEYKTISTMRLHFLASENRRPDQFTVLVKNVPPDPDESVDEHVEHFFRVNHPDHYLSHQVVYNANKLAELVEKKKSFRNWLTYYQTKYERNPVKKPKIKTGFWGLWGKSVDAIDYYMTEIEKLGKEEAEEREKVITDPKAIVPAAFVSFKSRWGAAVCSQTQQSRNSTNWLTEWAPEPRDVYWDNLSIPYIQLAVRRLLMAVALFFLTFFFMIPIGFVQAFASIDGIKKVLPFLKSLIEMDVVKSFVQGFLPGIVLKIFLILLPMILMTMSKIEGFTSLSSLDRRSASKYHLFVIVNVFFGSIITGAAFQQLQRFLDQSPTEIPKTIGVTLPMKATFFITFIMVDGWAGIAAEILRLVPLVMFHIKNTFLVKTEHDREQAMDPGSLNFSVSEPRLQLYFLLGLVYSVVTPILLPFIIVFFAFAFMVFRHQIINVYDQKYESGASFWPDVNRRILIGLGISQLLLIGLLSTKDTAKSTPLLIVLIVLTIWFHKLCKGRFESVFVKFPLEDAVVKDTVERTTEPNFNLKEYLRDAYLHPVLKMVEFEVPKEIDEENNPLVATKRTTQRSSKTVSNGTAEDGL; encoded by the exons ATGGCTAGCATTCAAGATATTTCTGTTTCAGCTGTGATCAACCTACTATCcgcactttttttccttttggccTTTGCAATTGTACGGCTTCAGCCAATCAATGACAGAGTGTACTTCCCTAAATGGTATTTGAAGGGTATACGAGCAAGTCCTAGAAGTTCTGGAGCATTTGGGAATAAATTTGTCAACTTGGACTTCAGAACATACATTAGGTTCTTGAACTGGATGCCTGCCGCTCTAAAAATGCCAGAACAAGAGCTTATAGATCATGCTGGTCTTGATTCTGCAGTGTATATACGGATTTACCTTCTTGG CTTGAAAATCTTTGTTCCTATCACAATGCTTTCTTTTGCGGTTTTAGTGCCTGTTAATTGGACTGCTGGGGAAACATTAGAGCACATTGAGGATCTAACATTCAGTAATATTGATAGACTTTCCATATCCAATGTCCCTTCAGGATCACAAAG GTTTTGGGCACACGTGATGATGGCTTATGTATTCACATTTTGGACCTTCTATATTTTGTACAAAGAATACAAGACAATATCAACAATGAGACTGCATTTTCTTGCCTCTGAAAACCGTCGGCCTGATCAGTTCACG GTCCTTGTTAAAAATGTCCCACCAGATCCTGATGAATCAGTGGACGAGCACGTTGAACATTTCTTCCGCGTGAATCATCCAGATCATTATCTGTCACATCAG GTTGTTTACAATGCAAATAAGCTTGCTGAATtggtggaaaagaaaaagagtttccGTAATTGGCTTACGTACTACCAAACCAAGTATGAGAGAAACCCTGTGAAGAAGCCAAAAATTAAG ACAGGCTTTTGGGGCCTTTGGGGAAAATCTGTGGATGCCATCGACTATTATATGACTGAAATTGAGAAGTTGGGCAAAGAA gaagctgaagaaagagaaAAGGTTATAACTGATCCCAAGGCAATCGTTCCTGCAGCATTTGTCTCATTTAAATCTCGTTGGGGAGCAGCTGTATGTTCTCAAACACAACAATCAAGAAACTCAACCAATTGGTTGACAGAATGGGCTCCTGAACCACGTGATGTCTATTGGGATAATCTTTCAATACCATATATTCAACTTGCTGTCCGGAGACTGCTAATGGCTGTTGCTTTATTCTTTCTTACTTTCTTTTTTATGATCCCTATTGGATTCGTTCAAGCATTTGCAAGCATTGATGGCATCAAAAAGGTTCTTCCGTTCCTGAAGTCATTAATAGAAAT GGATGTTGTCAAATCATTTGTCCAAGGTTTTCTACCCGGGATTGTATTGAAaatatttctgattcttcttCCTATGATTCTAATGACCATGTCAAAAATAGAAGGCTTTACATCGCTCTCATCTTTGGACAGAAGATCAGCATCTAAATATCATTTGTTTGTCATTGTCAATGTGTTCTTTGGAAGTATCATTACTGGTGCTGCATTTCAACAGCTTCAGAGGTTTCTCGACCAGTCTCCAACAGA GATTCCAAAAACTATTGGTGTAACTCTTCCCATGAAAGCTACTTTCTTTATTACCTTCATAATGGTTGATGGCTGGGCCGGAATTGCTGCAGAGATCCTTAGATTGGTTCCTTTAGTCATGTTTCACATTAAAAACACATTTCTGGTGAAGACAGAGCATGACAGGGAGCAAGCAATGGACCCTGGTTCATTAAACTTTTCTGTATCAGAACCTCGCTTACAACTGTACTTCCTACTTGGCCTTGTGTACTCAGTGGTCACACCAATACTCCTGCCTTTCATCATTGTCTTCTTTGCGTTTGCTTTTATGGTTTTCCGCCATCAG ATCATTAATGTGTACGATCAGAAGTATGAGAGCGGTGCATCATTTTGGCCAGATGTCAATCGTCGTATACTTATAGGTTTGGGAATATCCCAGCTTCTGTTAATCGGTCTCTTGAGCACCAAAGATACTGCCAAATCAACTCCATTGCTGATAGTACTTATAGTTTTGACAATCTGGTTCCATAAACTTTGCAAGGGCAGATTTGAGTCTGTCTTTGTCAAATTCCCCTTGGAG GATGCAGTGGTGAAGGATACAGTAGAACGGACAACCGAACCAAACTTTAATTTGAAAGAATATCTCCGCGATGCTTATTTGCACCCTGTGCTCAAAATGGTCGAATTTGAAGTACCAAAAGAAATTGATGAGGAGAATAATCCACTTGTTGCTACCAAGAGGACTACCCAAAGGAGTAGTAAGACTGTTTCTAATGGCACTGCTGAAGATGGTCTCTGA
- the LOC104217169 gene encoding CSC1-like protein At4g02900 isoform X2 — MASIQDISVSAVINLLSALFFLLAFAIVRLQPINDRVYFPKWYLKGIRASPRSSGAFGNKFVNLDFRTYIRFLNWMPAALKMPEQELIDHAGLDSAVYIRIYLLGLKIFVPITMLSFAVLVPVNWTAGETLEHIEDLTFSNIDRLSISNVPSGSQRFWAHVMMAYVFTFWTFYILYKEYKTISTMRLHFLASENRRPDQFTVLVKNVPPDPDESVDEHVEHFFRVNHPDHYLSHQVVYNANKLAELVEKKKSFRNWLTYYQTKYERNPVKKPKIKTGFWGLWGKSVDAIDYYMTEIEKLGKEEAEEREKVITDPKAIVPAAFVSFKSRWGAAVCSQTQQSRNSTNWLTEWAPEPRDVYWDNLSIPYIQLAVRRLLMAVALFFLTFFFMIPIGFVQAFASIDGIKKVLPFLKSLIEIRSASKYHLFVIVNVFFGSIITGAAFQQLQRFLDQSPTEIPKTIGVTLPMKATFFITFIMVDGWAGIAAEILRLVPLVMFHIKNTFLVKTEHDREQAMDPGSLNFSVSEPRLQLYFLLGLVYSVVTPILLPFIIVFFAFAFMVFRHQIINVYDQKYESGASFWPDVNRRILIGLGISQLLLIGLLSTKDTAKSTPLLIVLIVLTIWFHKLCKGRFESVFVKFPLEDAVVKDTVERTTEPNFNLKEYLRDAYLHPVLKMVEFEVPKEIDEENNPLVATKRTTQRSSKTVSNGTAEDGL, encoded by the exons ATGGCTAGCATTCAAGATATTTCTGTTTCAGCTGTGATCAACCTACTATCcgcactttttttccttttggccTTTGCAATTGTACGGCTTCAGCCAATCAATGACAGAGTGTACTTCCCTAAATGGTATTTGAAGGGTATACGAGCAAGTCCTAGAAGTTCTGGAGCATTTGGGAATAAATTTGTCAACTTGGACTTCAGAACATACATTAGGTTCTTGAACTGGATGCCTGCCGCTCTAAAAATGCCAGAACAAGAGCTTATAGATCATGCTGGTCTTGATTCTGCAGTGTATATACGGATTTACCTTCTTGG CTTGAAAATCTTTGTTCCTATCACAATGCTTTCTTTTGCGGTTTTAGTGCCTGTTAATTGGACTGCTGGGGAAACATTAGAGCACATTGAGGATCTAACATTCAGTAATATTGATAGACTTTCCATATCCAATGTCCCTTCAGGATCACAAAG GTTTTGGGCACACGTGATGATGGCTTATGTATTCACATTTTGGACCTTCTATATTTTGTACAAAGAATACAAGACAATATCAACAATGAGACTGCATTTTCTTGCCTCTGAAAACCGTCGGCCTGATCAGTTCACG GTCCTTGTTAAAAATGTCCCACCAGATCCTGATGAATCAGTGGACGAGCACGTTGAACATTTCTTCCGCGTGAATCATCCAGATCATTATCTGTCACATCAG GTTGTTTACAATGCAAATAAGCTTGCTGAATtggtggaaaagaaaaagagtttccGTAATTGGCTTACGTACTACCAAACCAAGTATGAGAGAAACCCTGTGAAGAAGCCAAAAATTAAG ACAGGCTTTTGGGGCCTTTGGGGAAAATCTGTGGATGCCATCGACTATTATATGACTGAAATTGAGAAGTTGGGCAAAGAA gaagctgaagaaagagaaAAGGTTATAACTGATCCCAAGGCAATCGTTCCTGCAGCATTTGTCTCATTTAAATCTCGTTGGGGAGCAGCTGTATGTTCTCAAACACAACAATCAAGAAACTCAACCAATTGGTTGACAGAATGGGCTCCTGAACCACGTGATGTCTATTGGGATAATCTTTCAATACCATATATTCAACTTGCTGTCCGGAGACTGCTAATGGCTGTTGCTTTATTCTTTCTTACTTTCTTTTTTATGATCCCTATTGGATTCGTTCAAGCATTTGCAAGCATTGATGGCATCAAAAAGGTTCTTCCGTTCCTGAAGTCATTAATAGAAAT AAGATCAGCATCTAAATATCATTTGTTTGTCATTGTCAATGTGTTCTTTGGAAGTATCATTACTGGTGCTGCATTTCAACAGCTTCAGAGGTTTCTCGACCAGTCTCCAACAGA GATTCCAAAAACTATTGGTGTAACTCTTCCCATGAAAGCTACTTTCTTTATTACCTTCATAATGGTTGATGGCTGGGCCGGAATTGCTGCAGAGATCCTTAGATTGGTTCCTTTAGTCATGTTTCACATTAAAAACACATTTCTGGTGAAGACAGAGCATGACAGGGAGCAAGCAATGGACCCTGGTTCATTAAACTTTTCTGTATCAGAACCTCGCTTACAACTGTACTTCCTACTTGGCCTTGTGTACTCAGTGGTCACACCAATACTCCTGCCTTTCATCATTGTCTTCTTTGCGTTTGCTTTTATGGTTTTCCGCCATCAG ATCATTAATGTGTACGATCAGAAGTATGAGAGCGGTGCATCATTTTGGCCAGATGTCAATCGTCGTATACTTATAGGTTTGGGAATATCCCAGCTTCTGTTAATCGGTCTCTTGAGCACCAAAGATACTGCCAAATCAACTCCATTGCTGATAGTACTTATAGTTTTGACAATCTGGTTCCATAAACTTTGCAAGGGCAGATTTGAGTCTGTCTTTGTCAAATTCCCCTTGGAG GATGCAGTGGTGAAGGATACAGTAGAACGGACAACCGAACCAAACTTTAATTTGAAAGAATATCTCCGCGATGCTTATTTGCACCCTGTGCTCAAAATGGTCGAATTTGAAGTACCAAAAGAAATTGATGAGGAGAATAATCCACTTGTTGCTACCAAGAGGACTACCCAAAGGAGTAGTAAGACTGTTTCTAATGGCACTGCTGAAGATGGTCTCTGA
- the LOC104217169 gene encoding CSC1-like protein At4g02900 isoform X3: MLSFAVLVPVNWTAGETLEHIEDLTFSNIDRLSISNVPSGSQRFWAHVMMAYVFTFWTFYILYKEYKTISTMRLHFLASENRRPDQFTVLVKNVPPDPDESVDEHVEHFFRVNHPDHYLSHQVVYNANKLAELVEKKKSFRNWLTYYQTKYERNPVKKPKIKTGFWGLWGKSVDAIDYYMTEIEKLGKEEAEEREKVITDPKAIVPAAFVSFKSRWGAAVCSQTQQSRNSTNWLTEWAPEPRDVYWDNLSIPYIQLAVRRLLMAVALFFLTFFFMIPIGFVQAFASIDGIKKVLPFLKSLIEMDVVKSFVQGFLPGIVLKIFLILLPMILMTMSKIEGFTSLSSLDRRSASKYHLFVIVNVFFGSIITGAAFQQLQRFLDQSPTEIPKTIGVTLPMKATFFITFIMVDGWAGIAAEILRLVPLVMFHIKNTFLVKTEHDREQAMDPGSLNFSVSEPRLQLYFLLGLVYSVVTPILLPFIIVFFAFAFMVFRHQIINVYDQKYESGASFWPDVNRRILIGLGISQLLLIGLLSTKDTAKSTPLLIVLIVLTIWFHKLCKGRFESVFVKFPLEDAVVKDTVERTTEPNFNLKEYLRDAYLHPVLKMVEFEVPKEIDEENNPLVATKRTTQRSSKTVSNGTAEDGL, encoded by the exons ATGCTTTCTTTTGCGGTTTTAGTGCCTGTTAATTGGACTGCTGGGGAAACATTAGAGCACATTGAGGATCTAACATTCAGTAATATTGATAGACTTTCCATATCCAATGTCCCTTCAGGATCACAAAG GTTTTGGGCACACGTGATGATGGCTTATGTATTCACATTTTGGACCTTCTATATTTTGTACAAAGAATACAAGACAATATCAACAATGAGACTGCATTTTCTTGCCTCTGAAAACCGTCGGCCTGATCAGTTCACG GTCCTTGTTAAAAATGTCCCACCAGATCCTGATGAATCAGTGGACGAGCACGTTGAACATTTCTTCCGCGTGAATCATCCAGATCATTATCTGTCACATCAG GTTGTTTACAATGCAAATAAGCTTGCTGAATtggtggaaaagaaaaagagtttccGTAATTGGCTTACGTACTACCAAACCAAGTATGAGAGAAACCCTGTGAAGAAGCCAAAAATTAAG ACAGGCTTTTGGGGCCTTTGGGGAAAATCTGTGGATGCCATCGACTATTATATGACTGAAATTGAGAAGTTGGGCAAAGAA gaagctgaagaaagagaaAAGGTTATAACTGATCCCAAGGCAATCGTTCCTGCAGCATTTGTCTCATTTAAATCTCGTTGGGGAGCAGCTGTATGTTCTCAAACACAACAATCAAGAAACTCAACCAATTGGTTGACAGAATGGGCTCCTGAACCACGTGATGTCTATTGGGATAATCTTTCAATACCATATATTCAACTTGCTGTCCGGAGACTGCTAATGGCTGTTGCTTTATTCTTTCTTACTTTCTTTTTTATGATCCCTATTGGATTCGTTCAAGCATTTGCAAGCATTGATGGCATCAAAAAGGTTCTTCCGTTCCTGAAGTCATTAATAGAAAT GGATGTTGTCAAATCATTTGTCCAAGGTTTTCTACCCGGGATTGTATTGAAaatatttctgattcttcttCCTATGATTCTAATGACCATGTCAAAAATAGAAGGCTTTACATCGCTCTCATCTTTGGACAGAAGATCAGCATCTAAATATCATTTGTTTGTCATTGTCAATGTGTTCTTTGGAAGTATCATTACTGGTGCTGCATTTCAACAGCTTCAGAGGTTTCTCGACCAGTCTCCAACAGA GATTCCAAAAACTATTGGTGTAACTCTTCCCATGAAAGCTACTTTCTTTATTACCTTCATAATGGTTGATGGCTGGGCCGGAATTGCTGCAGAGATCCTTAGATTGGTTCCTTTAGTCATGTTTCACATTAAAAACACATTTCTGGTGAAGACAGAGCATGACAGGGAGCAAGCAATGGACCCTGGTTCATTAAACTTTTCTGTATCAGAACCTCGCTTACAACTGTACTTCCTACTTGGCCTTGTGTACTCAGTGGTCACACCAATACTCCTGCCTTTCATCATTGTCTTCTTTGCGTTTGCTTTTATGGTTTTCCGCCATCAG ATCATTAATGTGTACGATCAGAAGTATGAGAGCGGTGCATCATTTTGGCCAGATGTCAATCGTCGTATACTTATAGGTTTGGGAATATCCCAGCTTCTGTTAATCGGTCTCTTGAGCACCAAAGATACTGCCAAATCAACTCCATTGCTGATAGTACTTATAGTTTTGACAATCTGGTTCCATAAACTTTGCAAGGGCAGATTTGAGTCTGTCTTTGTCAAATTCCCCTTGGAG GATGCAGTGGTGAAGGATACAGTAGAACGGACAACCGAACCAAACTTTAATTTGAAAGAATATCTCCGCGATGCTTATTTGCACCCTGTGCTCAAAATGGTCGAATTTGAAGTACCAAAAGAAATTGATGAGGAGAATAATCCACTTGTTGCTACCAAGAGGACTACCCAAAGGAGTAGTAAGACTGTTTCTAATGGCACTGCTGAAGATGGTCTCTGA